The following coding sequences are from one Thermodesulfobacteriota bacterium window:
- a CDS encoding type II toxin-antitoxin system RelE/ParE family toxin — MAEIRWTEEAAAWLEDIYRYIAEDNPEAAKHVADGIYRKTQMLAEFPEIGYHYRSEEEGDIRVLLYGHYRIVYLFRSPDVVEILGIFHGALDIRRYL, encoded by the coding sequence ATGGCAGAAATAAGATGGACTGAAGAGGCCGCAGCCTGGCTGGAAGACATCTATAGATACATCGCCGAAGACAACCCGGAGGCCGCAAAGCATGTGGCAGACGGGATATACCGGAAAACGCAGATGCTGGCGGAGTTTCCAGAGATAGGATATCACTACCGTTCAGAAGAAGAAGGCGATATCCGCGTTCTACTCTACGGCCATTACCGTATAGTGTATTTATTTCGATCTCCGGATGTGGTTGAAATTCTGGGAATCTTCCACGGCGCGCTGGATATAAGACGGTACTTATAA
- a CDS encoding ATPase P: MIEVTIPGYKTLRLNHLVMDYNGTLACDGHLIGGVREALEALHGRLEIHIITADTFGRARAQLEGVPAALSILSEANQDQGKLDYIRKLGVESVVAIGNGRNDKLMLEAAELGIALIQEEGACVETVMAADMVCPDILSALSLLTHTGRLIAGLRR, encoded by the coding sequence ATGATAGAGGTGACGATTCCCGGATATAAGACCCTGCGGCTGAACCACCTGGTCATGGATTACAACGGCACTCTGGCTTGCGACGGCCACCTGATCGGCGGCGTTCGGGAAGCACTGGAAGCGTTGCATGGCCGCCTGGAAATTCATATCATCACCGCTGACACTTTCGGCCGGGCTCGGGCGCAACTGGAGGGAGTGCCGGCGGCGCTCTCCATCCTGTCGGAGGCCAACCAGGATCAGGGCAAGCTGGACTATATCCGCAAACTGGGCGTGGAGTCGGTGGTAGCCATCGGCAACGGCCGCAATGACAAGCTGATGCTGGAAGCGGCGGAACTGGGCATCGCCCTGATCCAGGAAGAGGGCGCCTGCGTGGAAACCGTCATGGCCGCGGACATGGTCTGCCCGGACATCCTCTCGGCCCTGTCCCTGCTGACCCATACCGGACGCCTGATCGCCGGGCTGCGGCGGTGA